The Oncorhynchus mykiss isolate Arlee chromosome 30, USDA_OmykA_1.1, whole genome shotgun sequence genome includes a window with the following:
- the LOC110521390 gene encoding transcription intermediary factor 1-alpha isoform X1 — protein sequence MDEGAESDDAVIIVENEAESMPVQENTNACNERTGTLNFLDTCPVCHLNFHSREPKLLPCLHSFCKKCLPSASRNLAMPDTNSSTKPLNVIRCPVCRQECMEVDVMENFFVRDSVEASSSTVERTVQLCMSCEDNTETTGFCVDCVEFMCATCVEAHQRVKFTKDHTIRQKGDVSQEYVGVSTHRPVFCEVHKQEPLKLFCETCDLPTCRDCQLLKHKDHNYQFLEDAYKNHKHYMEDMNRQLLEKKKIIEDVSNSINNGLLQVDENRISVHNEIKKSICSLILEINRKGKILVNQLEGLTKDHESGLKKQKEDIGYLSRHLDHVINFTKWATARNGGTALLYCKRLILFQIGNLLRAKCNTSFVPQSTVRFQCRSGFWASNVDLGSLVVENVPGPQLGSFQGIPHQLPHPGQGPSGSPNSLPPGLSQARLAPHNHNTLAQLQMQVEKLAQQPHWQPQTPPWAWYQSMRLQRPPPGPLQGGSPSQSLPPMPQQGRRFIAPPAIHLSPTSTLPSPGYPPQAVQSLRGLVSSPSSYALKHMDVFNPMPHFSHNAPLSSNGSLSSPHLRQQQMESAYHNKHPGGPVQIIRPNFPQTLPASLPYRTAQGHHHAGLTAISCEEKPGTVSWKPLETQQKAYGAGGSAAKRRRRASPGPIIIIKDEPEDDISCVQGNLRANLPDSSTGVQAQTCRQDGGEQQVQISCQSTEEKAQAPPQPPGPSGDLSQAPQQSHSLGAEQQLGSQGPAPEEDPNEDWCAVCQNGGELLLCCDKCPKVFHLSCHIPTLFRLPSGEWFCSFCRDLSVPEVVYDCDISRLEPRTVKEEPDSEGGFCPVDKRKCERLLLKMYCSELSADFQEARSPLILPENQETQKTPMVLSIVKSKLESRESPCYQTPSEFVSDIRLIFRNCAAFNEADTEVATAGRNLERFFEEQLKLLYPERIFPKVKSEVISSVTPPVSPPPPTTPDEESSQHAKHQRRCSETQELCTPAQLSSPKGEEEAV from the exons ATGGATGAAGGTGCAGAGTCCGATGATGCTGTCATTATTGTGGAGAACGAAGCAGAGAGCATGCCAGTTCAGGAGAACACGAACGCCTGCAACGAGCGGACAGGCACCTTGAATTTTCTGGACACTTGTCCCGTGTGTCATTTAAACTTTCACAGTCGAGAACCAAAACTTCTGCCATGTCTCCACtctttttgtaagaagtgtttgCCGTCGGCTTCCAGGAATTTGGCCATGCCAGACACTAACAGCTCGACGAAACCAC TGAATGTGATTCGCTGTCCGGTGTGCAGACAGGAGTGTATGGAGGTGGACGTGATGGAGAACTTCTTTGTGAGGGACTCAGTGGAGGCTTCCAGCAGCACCGTGGAGAGGACTGTTCAG CTATGTATGAGTTGTGAGGACAACACAGAGACTACAGGTTTCTGTGTGGACTGTGTGGAGTTCATGTGTGCCACCTGCGTGGAGGCCCACCAGAGGGTCAAGTTCACCAAAGACCACACCATCAGACAGAAGGGGGATGTATCTCAAG AGTATGTGGGTGTTTCCACTCATAGGCCAGTGTTCTGTGAAGTCCACAAGCAGGAGCCCCTGAAGCTGTTCTGTGAAACCTGTGATCTACCAACCTGTCGAGACTGTCAGCTACTCAAGCACAAGGACCACAA TTACCAGTTTCTGGAGGATGCCTATAAGAATCACAAACATTATATGGAGGATATGAATCGTCAACTGCTGGAAAAAAAGAAGATAATTGAAGATGTGTCAAACTCCATAAACAATGG ACTCCTTCAAGTTGATGAGAACCGCATATCAGTTCACAATGAAATCAAGAAGTCCATCTGTAGTCTGATACTAGAGATCAACAGAAAGGGAAAGATTCTTGTCAATCAGCTTGAG GGCCTGACAAAGGATCATGAGAGCGGTCTGAAGAAGCAGAAGGAGGATATTGGCTATCTGTCCAGACACCTGGATCACGTGATCAACTTCACAAAATGGGCGACAGCTAGGAACGGCGGCACAGCTCTCCTGTACTGCAAACGTTTG ATTCTGTTTCAGATCGGAAACCTGCTGCGGGCTAAATGCAATACCTCGTTTGTACCGCAGAGCACTGTGCGTTTCCAGTGTCGGTCAGGCTTCTGGGCTTCAAATGTCGATCTGG GCTCATTAGTGGTGGAGAATGTCCCAGGCCCCCAGCTGGGCAGCTTCCAGGGCATCCCTCATCAACTCCCCCATCCTGGGCAGGGCCCCTCAGGCTCCCCCAACAGCCTGCCCCCAGGCCTCTCCCAGGCCCGCCTGGCCCCCCACAACCACAACACCCTGGCTCAGCTCCAGATGCAGGTGGAGAAACTAGCCCAACAGCCTCACTGGCAGCCCCAGACCCCACCCTGGGCCTGGTACCAGAGCATGCGGCTCCAGAGACCCCCTCCAGGGCCCCTCCAGGGTGGCTCTCCCTCCCAGAGTCTCCCCCCCATGCCACAGCAGGGCCGGAGGTTCATTGCCCCCCCTGCAATCCATCTTAGTCCCACCAGCACCCTGCCAAGTCCTGGATATCCTCCCCAG gCTGTCCAATCACTGAGAGGCCTGGTGAGCAGCCCCAGCAGCTATGCACTCAAACACATGGACGTATTCAACCCAATGCCTCACTTCTCCCACAATGCACCACTGTCTAGCAACGGCAGCCTCAGTTCTCCTCACTTGCGACAGCAACAG ATGGAGTCTGCATATCACAACAAGCACCCTGGAGGCCCTGTCCAGATAATAAGACCCAACTTCCCTCAGACCCTACCAGCTTCCCTCCCATACAGAACTG CACAAGGACATCATCATGCAGGACTAACTGCTATATCCTGTGAAGAGAAACCAGG GACTGTTTCCTGGAAACCTCTGGAGACACAGCAGAAGGCGTATGGAGCTGGGGGATCAGCTGCCAAGAGGAGACGAAGGGCATCGCCTGGACCCATCATCATCATAAAAGACGAGCCAGAGGACGACATCAGCTGT gtacAGGGTAACCTGAGAGCCAACCTCCCAGACAGTAGCACGGGGGTCCAGGCCCAAACCTGTCGGCAAGATGGAGGGGAACAACAAGTCCAGATTTCTTGTCAGAGCACAGAGGAAAAGGCCCAGGCCCCACCACAGCCTCCAGGGCCTTCAGGGGACCTGAGTCAAGCCCCACAGCAGAGCCACTCTCTGGGGGCAGAGCAGCAGCTAGGCAGTCAGGGCCCAGCTCCAGAAGAGGACCCTAATGAGGATTGGTGTGCTGTGTGTCAGAATGGAGGAGAGCTGCTACTGTGTTGTGACAAGTGTCCCAAAGTCTTCCACCTCTCTTGCCACATCCCCACCCTCTTCAGATTACCCAG tGGGGAGTGGTTCTGCTCATTCTGCCGTGACCTGTCAGTGCCTGAGGTGGTGTATGACTGTGACATCAGCAGATTAGAGCCCAGAACAGTGAAGgaggaaccagactctgagggAGGATTCTGCCCTGTGGACAAACGG aaatGTGAGCGATTGTTGCTGAAGATGTACTGCAGTGAGCTCAGTGCTGACTTCCAGGAGGCTAGATCCCCCTTG ATATTGCCAGAGAACCAGGAGACCCAAAAGACGCCGATGGTTCTGTCCATTGTGAAGAGCAAGCTGGAATCCAGGGAGAGCCCCTGCTACCAGACACCTTCTGAGTTTGTATCAGACATCCGACTCATCTTCAGGAACTGTGCAGCATTCAATGAG GCTGACACTGAGGTTGCCACTGCAGGGAGAAACCTGGAGAGGTTCTTTGAGGAGCAGTTGAAGTTACTCTACCCTGAACGGATTTTTCCAAAGGTCAAATCTGAGGTCATCAGTTCTGTGACCCCTcccgtctctcctccccctcccacaACCCCTGATGAGGAGAGTTCCCAGCATGCAAAGCATCAGCGCAGGTGCTCTGAGACCCAGGAGTTGTGTACTCCTGCTCAGCTAAGCTCAccaaagggagaggaagaggccgTATAA
- the LOC110521390 gene encoding transcription intermediary factor 1-alpha isoform X2, whose translation MEVDVMENFFVRDSVEASSSTVERTVQLCMSCEDNTETTGFCVDCVEFMCATCVEAHQRVKFTKDHTIRQKGDVSQEYVGVSTHRPVFCEVHKQEPLKLFCETCDLPTCRDCQLLKHKDHNYQFLEDAYKNHKHYMEDMNRQLLEKKKIIEDVSNSINNGLLQVDENRISVHNEIKKSICSLILEINRKGKILVNQLEGLTKDHESGLKKQKEDIGYLSRHLDHVINFTKWATARNGGTALLYCKRLILFQIGNLLRAKCNTSFVPQSTVRFQCRSGFWASNVDLGSLVVENVPGPQLGSFQGIPHQLPHPGQGPSGSPNSLPPGLSQARLAPHNHNTLAQLQMQVEKLAQQPHWQPQTPPWAWYQSMRLQRPPPGPLQGGSPSQSLPPMPQQGRRFIAPPAIHLSPTSTLPSPGYPPQAVQSLRGLVSSPSSYALKHMDVFNPMPHFSHNAPLSSNGSLSSPHLRQQQMESAYHNKHPGGPVQIIRPNFPQTLPASLPYRTAQGHHHAGLTAISCEEKPGTVSWKPLETQQKAYGAGGSAAKRRRRASPGPIIIIKDEPEDDISCVQGNLRANLPDSSTGVQAQTCRQDGGEQQVQISCQSTEEKAQAPPQPPGPSGDLSQAPQQSHSLGAEQQLGSQGPAPEEDPNEDWCAVCQNGGELLLCCDKCPKVFHLSCHIPTLFRLPSGEWFCSFCRDLSVPEVVYDCDISRLEPRTVKEEPDSEGGFCPVDKRKCERLLLKMYCSELSADFQEARSPLILPENQETQKTPMVLSIVKSKLESRESPCYQTPSEFVSDIRLIFRNCAAFNEADTEVATAGRNLERFFEEQLKLLYPERIFPKVKSEVISSVTPPVSPPPPTTPDEESSQHAKHQRRCSETQELCTPAQLSSPKGEEEAV comes from the exons ATGGAGGTGGACGTGATGGAGAACTTCTTTGTGAGGGACTCAGTGGAGGCTTCCAGCAGCACCGTGGAGAGGACTGTTCAG CTATGTATGAGTTGTGAGGACAACACAGAGACTACAGGTTTCTGTGTGGACTGTGTGGAGTTCATGTGTGCCACCTGCGTGGAGGCCCACCAGAGGGTCAAGTTCACCAAAGACCACACCATCAGACAGAAGGGGGATGTATCTCAAG AGTATGTGGGTGTTTCCACTCATAGGCCAGTGTTCTGTGAAGTCCACAAGCAGGAGCCCCTGAAGCTGTTCTGTGAAACCTGTGATCTACCAACCTGTCGAGACTGTCAGCTACTCAAGCACAAGGACCACAA TTACCAGTTTCTGGAGGATGCCTATAAGAATCACAAACATTATATGGAGGATATGAATCGTCAACTGCTGGAAAAAAAGAAGATAATTGAAGATGTGTCAAACTCCATAAACAATGG ACTCCTTCAAGTTGATGAGAACCGCATATCAGTTCACAATGAAATCAAGAAGTCCATCTGTAGTCTGATACTAGAGATCAACAGAAAGGGAAAGATTCTTGTCAATCAGCTTGAG GGCCTGACAAAGGATCATGAGAGCGGTCTGAAGAAGCAGAAGGAGGATATTGGCTATCTGTCCAGACACCTGGATCACGTGATCAACTTCACAAAATGGGCGACAGCTAGGAACGGCGGCACAGCTCTCCTGTACTGCAAACGTTTG ATTCTGTTTCAGATCGGAAACCTGCTGCGGGCTAAATGCAATACCTCGTTTGTACCGCAGAGCACTGTGCGTTTCCAGTGTCGGTCAGGCTTCTGGGCTTCAAATGTCGATCTGG GCTCATTAGTGGTGGAGAATGTCCCAGGCCCCCAGCTGGGCAGCTTCCAGGGCATCCCTCATCAACTCCCCCATCCTGGGCAGGGCCCCTCAGGCTCCCCCAACAGCCTGCCCCCAGGCCTCTCCCAGGCCCGCCTGGCCCCCCACAACCACAACACCCTGGCTCAGCTCCAGATGCAGGTGGAGAAACTAGCCCAACAGCCTCACTGGCAGCCCCAGACCCCACCCTGGGCCTGGTACCAGAGCATGCGGCTCCAGAGACCCCCTCCAGGGCCCCTCCAGGGTGGCTCTCCCTCCCAGAGTCTCCCCCCCATGCCACAGCAGGGCCGGAGGTTCATTGCCCCCCCTGCAATCCATCTTAGTCCCACCAGCACCCTGCCAAGTCCTGGATATCCTCCCCAG gCTGTCCAATCACTGAGAGGCCTGGTGAGCAGCCCCAGCAGCTATGCACTCAAACACATGGACGTATTCAACCCAATGCCTCACTTCTCCCACAATGCACCACTGTCTAGCAACGGCAGCCTCAGTTCTCCTCACTTGCGACAGCAACAG ATGGAGTCTGCATATCACAACAAGCACCCTGGAGGCCCTGTCCAGATAATAAGACCCAACTTCCCTCAGACCCTACCAGCTTCCCTCCCATACAGAACTG CACAAGGACATCATCATGCAGGACTAACTGCTATATCCTGTGAAGAGAAACCAGG GACTGTTTCCTGGAAACCTCTGGAGACACAGCAGAAGGCGTATGGAGCTGGGGGATCAGCTGCCAAGAGGAGACGAAGGGCATCGCCTGGACCCATCATCATCATAAAAGACGAGCCAGAGGACGACATCAGCTGT gtacAGGGTAACCTGAGAGCCAACCTCCCAGACAGTAGCACGGGGGTCCAGGCCCAAACCTGTCGGCAAGATGGAGGGGAACAACAAGTCCAGATTTCTTGTCAGAGCACAGAGGAAAAGGCCCAGGCCCCACCACAGCCTCCAGGGCCTTCAGGGGACCTGAGTCAAGCCCCACAGCAGAGCCACTCTCTGGGGGCAGAGCAGCAGCTAGGCAGTCAGGGCCCAGCTCCAGAAGAGGACCCTAATGAGGATTGGTGTGCTGTGTGTCAGAATGGAGGAGAGCTGCTACTGTGTTGTGACAAGTGTCCCAAAGTCTTCCACCTCTCTTGCCACATCCCCACCCTCTTCAGATTACCCAG tGGGGAGTGGTTCTGCTCATTCTGCCGTGACCTGTCAGTGCCTGAGGTGGTGTATGACTGTGACATCAGCAGATTAGAGCCCAGAACAGTGAAGgaggaaccagactctgagggAGGATTCTGCCCTGTGGACAAACGG aaatGTGAGCGATTGTTGCTGAAGATGTACTGCAGTGAGCTCAGTGCTGACTTCCAGGAGGCTAGATCCCCCTTG ATATTGCCAGAGAACCAGGAGACCCAAAAGACGCCGATGGTTCTGTCCATTGTGAAGAGCAAGCTGGAATCCAGGGAGAGCCCCTGCTACCAGACACCTTCTGAGTTTGTATCAGACATCCGACTCATCTTCAGGAACTGTGCAGCATTCAATGAG GCTGACACTGAGGTTGCCACTGCAGGGAGAAACCTGGAGAGGTTCTTTGAGGAGCAGTTGAAGTTACTCTACCCTGAACGGATTTTTCCAAAGGTCAAATCTGAGGTCATCAGTTCTGTGACCCCTcccgtctctcctccccctcccacaACCCCTGATGAGGAGAGTTCCCAGCATGCAAAGCATCAGCGCAGGTGCTCTGAGACCCAGGAGTTGTGTACTCCTGCTCAGCTAAGCTCAccaaagggagaggaagaggccgTATAA